In the genome of Paenibacillus sp. FSL R5-0766, one region contains:
- a CDS encoding phosphatase PAP2 family protein, which yields MQNWKRNVSFPLLVAALCMIAFISIALSISDNQIHRFDDTLIGWIQGLESPGMTQFMHLFTWIGSEMPVVFITIIAMIVLYIFLRHKRELLFLACVIAGSTLLNALLKLVFQRARPTINRIIEVSGYSFPSGHSMAAFSLYGGLAFLIWKHVPTVTGRVLMIIASAVFILTIGISRIYLGVHYPSDIVGGYFLSGCWLSTCIWFYRRHLERMSQLQSRRLA from the coding sequence ATGCAAAACTGGAAAAGAAACGTCTCATTCCCGTTGCTCGTTGCAGCGTTATGCATGATCGCCTTTATAAGCATCGCCCTGTCCATCAGCGACAACCAGATTCATCGATTTGATGATACCTTAATCGGATGGATTCAGGGGTTGGAATCCCCTGGTATGACACAATTCATGCACCTTTTCACCTGGATCGGCAGCGAAATGCCAGTGGTCTTCATTACCATCATCGCCATGATTGTATTATACATTTTCCTGCGACACAAACGCGAACTGCTCTTCCTGGCTTGTGTGATCGCAGGTTCAACCCTGTTAAATGCATTGCTCAAGCTGGTATTCCAGCGTGCCAGACCTACCATTAACCGGATCATTGAAGTGAGCGGTTATAGCTTCCCCAGTGGGCATTCTATGGCAGCATTTAGCCTGTATGGTGGACTGGCCTTTCTAATCTGGAAACATGTACCCACCGTCACTGGACGTGTACTGATGATTATTGCCAGCGCCGTATTTATACTGACCATTGGGATAAGTCGTATCTACTTGGGGGTACATTATCCAAGTGATATTGTCGGCGGATACTTCTTAAGTGGTTGCTGGCTCTCCACATGCATCTGGTTTTATCGGCGGCATTTGGAACGCATGTCCCAACTGCAAAGCAGAAGGCTTGCCTAG
- a CDS encoding Ger(x)C family spore germination protein, with product MNRIGRILLILMVIFLLSSCKDTSIINKISLVLTSAYDLQDNHIHNSVLIGEYSDKDKSDVRLMEIDSSNNFDVVSRMNMQSKEPIEYGQLRVMVLGEIYARHGIGNILHILSHNTKVSRRMQLAVAEGKALDIIKASMPFQDPLYLMKLIEQNANYANLPHSSLHQTLFQYFSKGQDIYLPRLTLNEQQKIELDGLVIFRGELATLQINEEEGLCLKLLTENAKNGKFLVPVTDVPNLTQSVPKEPHYALLKILSSSVKHRSSDPQSKTLDTSIRISASVIKDSQNDFLLSGNDMKALEYEIQQHMEEKINRLVQKFQSEHVDPVGFGDYVKSRTRQWNSQTFYKNYSAMDIRLHVDLHLIQDGIQE from the coding sequence ATGAACCGTATAGGCAGAATCCTGTTGATTTTAATGGTCATATTTCTTCTCAGTTCCTGTAAAGATACCAGTATCATTAACAAGATCAGTCTTGTTCTGACTTCCGCATACGATCTGCAAGACAACCACATCCATAACAGTGTGCTGATTGGGGAGTATAGCGACAAAGACAAAAGTGATGTTAGATTGATGGAAATCGATTCATCGAATAACTTTGACGTTGTGTCAAGGATGAATATGCAGTCGAAGGAACCTATTGAATACGGCCAGTTAAGAGTGATGGTACTCGGGGAAATATATGCACGTCATGGTATTGGTAATATTTTGCATATTCTGTCTCACAATACAAAGGTGTCCAGACGGATGCAGCTTGCGGTTGCTGAAGGCAAGGCGCTGGATATTATTAAAGCATCCATGCCTTTTCAAGATCCGTTATATCTGATGAAATTAATCGAGCAAAATGCCAATTATGCAAATCTCCCTCATTCAAGCTTGCATCAGACGTTGTTCCAGTATTTCAGCAAGGGGCAGGATATTTATCTTCCAAGGCTCACCCTTAATGAACAACAGAAAATTGAATTGGATGGGTTGGTTATATTTAGGGGTGAACTCGCAACGCTTCAGATCAATGAGGAGGAGGGATTATGTTTGAAATTGCTGACAGAGAACGCTAAAAACGGCAAGTTTCTGGTGCCTGTCACAGATGTTCCTAACTTGACACAATCTGTTCCGAAAGAACCTCACTATGCATTGCTTAAAATTTTGTCTTCATCCGTAAAGCATCGGTCTTCTGATCCACAGTCCAAGACTTTGGATACGAGCATTCGGATCAGTGCTTCCGTCATTAAAGACTCTCAAAATGACTTTCTCTTATCGGGCAACGATATGAAAGCTCTGGAGTATGAGATCCAACAACATATGGAAGAGAAAATCAATCGACTTGTTCAGAAATTTCAGTCCGAACATGTGGACCCTGTAGGCTTCGGAGATTATGTGAAAAGCCGTACCCGTCAATGGAATAGCCAGACATTCTACAAGAACTATTCTGCCATGGATATTCGCTTACATGTGGATTTGCACCTCATACAGGATGGGATTCAAGAATAA